A single genomic interval of Streptomyces sp. NBC_01296 harbors:
- a CDS encoding MerR family transcriptional regulator yields the protein MVYGLTIGQAAAFAGVTVKTVRHYHRLGLVDEPERDSSGYRRYGSSDMLRLVQARTLADAGVPLAEVGDLLDADPEQFASALDDVERRLTDRIEELIARRAVLHRLAAGDRLLLPERACVALDRFAELGFGADYVAIQQEALILARALVPEVFDSFLGQLERQLGDPQYVELMKLCQDAESWDPDDPRLDEIAAALAAKVLASRELLSMPAEFRARPDAATRYGLINHHREDQAPAAARLSELLDANLRAAGVDVPHQ from the coding sequence ATGGTGTACGGACTCACGATCGGTCAGGCGGCCGCGTTCGCCGGAGTCACGGTCAAGACCGTGCGCCACTACCACCGGCTCGGCCTGGTGGACGAACCGGAGCGCGACAGCTCCGGATATCGCCGGTACGGATCGTCCGACATGCTGCGGCTGGTCCAGGCCCGGACGCTCGCCGACGCGGGCGTGCCGCTGGCCGAGGTCGGGGATCTGCTCGACGCCGATCCCGAGCAGTTCGCCTCCGCCCTGGACGACGTCGAGCGGCGGCTCACCGATCGGATCGAGGAGCTGATCGCGCGGCGCGCGGTGCTGCACCGGCTGGCCGCCGGCGACCGGCTCCTGCTGCCCGAGCGCGCGTGCGTGGCCCTGGACCGGTTCGCGGAGCTCGGCTTCGGTGCCGACTACGTGGCCATCCAGCAGGAGGCCCTGATTCTGGCCCGTGCCCTGGTGCCGGAGGTCTTCGACAGCTTCCTGGGCCAGCTCGAGCGCCAGCTCGGCGACCCCCAGTACGTCGAGCTGATGAAGCTCTGCCAGGACGCCGAATCGTGGGATCCGGACGATCCGCGGCTGGACGAGATCGCGGCCGCCCTGGCCGCCAAGGTGCTGGCCAGCCGCGAACTGCTGTCGATGCCGGCCGAGTTCAGGGCCAGGCCCGACGCCGCCACCCGATACGGGCTCATCAACCACCACCGGGAAGACCAGGCGCCGGCGGCTGCCCGGCTGAGCGAGCTGCTCGACGCGAACCTCCGCGCAGCGGGCGTCGACGTCCCGCATCAGTAG
- a CDS encoding thioesterase II family protein — translation MNSTWFRRFTTTTANGPRLFCFPHAGGSATAYVQLARALSADVDVVSVQYPGRQDRYQEEPFTAVAPLVEAVAEELAQELAADPGRPYALFGHSMGALVAFETARLLVARGELPMPQRLFLSGRGAPRPGTSAQYEFYDDADVLAELRRLGGTDQSMLENPEVLEHVLPALRADYRALAAYDWHGGEPLPAPITTLIGDSDPMVTVQEAATWQEQTRGEFDLKVFPGGHFYLVDQIDQVTAAVTEGLLAGAAS, via the coding sequence ATGAACAGCACGTGGTTCCGGCGCTTCACCACGACCACGGCGAACGGGCCACGACTCTTCTGCTTCCCGCACGCGGGGGGCTCCGCGACGGCGTACGTGCAGCTGGCGCGCGCGCTGTCCGCGGACGTCGACGTGGTGTCTGTGCAGTACCCGGGGCGCCAGGACCGGTACCAAGAGGAGCCGTTCACGGCCGTGGCCCCGCTCGTCGAGGCAGTGGCCGAGGAGCTGGCCCAGGAACTGGCCGCGGACCCCGGACGGCCGTACGCCCTGTTCGGACACAGCATGGGCGCGCTCGTCGCGTTCGAGACGGCCCGGCTGCTCGTCGCCCGGGGCGAACTGCCCATGCCCCAGCGGCTGTTCCTCTCCGGCCGGGGCGCGCCGCGGCCCGGCACCAGTGCCCAGTACGAGTTCTACGACGACGCCGACGTGCTGGCCGAGCTGCGCAGGCTGGGCGGCACCGATCAGTCGATGCTGGAGAACCCCGAGGTCCTGGAGCACGTACTGCCGGCGCTGCGGGCCGACTACCGGGCCCTCGCCGCGTACGACTGGCACGGGGGAGAGCCCCTCCCCGCCCCGATCACCACCCTGATCGGGGACAGCGACCCGATGGTGACGGTCCAGGAGGCCGCGACGTGGCAGGAGCAGACCCGCGGTGAGTTCGACCTGAAGGTCTTCCCCGGCGGCCACTTCTACCTCGTCGACCAGATCGACCAGGTCACTGCGGCCGTCACCGAGGGGCTGCTCGCCGGCGCCGCTTCCTGA
- a CDS encoding DUF4097 family beta strand repeat-containing protein: protein MQKFDTPAGRSTVVDIPAGRIRFIAADRDNTAVEILPADASKSRDVKAAEETTVTYTDGVLRIEAAPAKNRVIGSSGSIELTIQLPAGSRVEAKAASAEFRCVGRLGDVSFEGAQATVEIDEAASARLTLMSGDVSVGRLGGDAQISTQKGDLHIAEAVRGTVTLRTEHGEITVGAARGVSASLDAGTSYGRIHNSLQNSEGVAGLNIHASTNYGNITARSL, encoded by the coding sequence ATGCAGAAGTTCGACACCCCCGCCGGCCGCTCCACCGTCGTCGACATCCCCGCCGGACGCATCCGGTTCATCGCCGCCGACCGGGACAACACCGCCGTCGAGATCCTGCCCGCCGACGCCTCCAAGAGCCGTGACGTGAAGGCCGCCGAGGAGACCACCGTCACCTACACAGACGGCGTCCTGCGCATCGAAGCCGCACCGGCCAAGAACCGGGTAATCGGCTCTTCCGGATCCATCGAACTGACCATCCAGCTGCCTGCCGGCTCGCGTGTCGAGGCGAAGGCTGCCAGCGCCGAGTTCCGTTGCGTCGGACGCCTCGGCGACGTCTCCTTCGAGGGCGCGCAGGCCACGGTCGAAATCGACGAGGCTGCGAGCGCCCGTCTGACCCTGATGTCGGGTGATGTCTCGGTCGGCCGCCTGGGCGGGGACGCGCAGATCAGCACGCAGAAGGGCGACCTCCACATCGCCGAGGCCGTGCGCGGCACGGTCACGCTGCGCACCGAGCACGGCGAGATCACGGTCGGCGCCGCCCGCGGCGTCTCCGCTTCCCTGGACGCCGGCACCAGCTACGGCCGGATCCACAACTCGCTCCAGAACAGCGAAGGCGTCGCCGGCCTGAACATCCACGCCAGCACCAACTACGGCAACATCACCGCCCGCAGCCTCTAA
- a CDS encoding ATP-binding cassette domain-containing protein, producing MTGLAIAANGLRKSYGDKSVLDGIDLNVPEGTIFSLLGPNGAGKTTAVKILSTLITPDAGEIRVGGHDLAADPQAVRAAIGVTGQFSAVDGLITGEENMLLMADLHHLSKSEGRRVSAELLERFDLVEAAKKPAASYSGGMKRRLDIAMTLVGNPRIIFLDEPTTGLDPRSRHNMWQIIRELVTGGVTVFLTTQYLEEADQLADRIAVLNNGKIAAEGTAEELKRLIPGGHVKLRFSDPAAYQAAAAVLGEVARDDEALALQIPSDGSQRQLRSILDRLDSAGIEADELTVHTPDLDDVFFALTGTTIPSQPSQPSQPSQSEETVR from the coding sequence ATGACCGGCTTGGCCATCGCGGCGAACGGGCTGCGCAAGTCCTACGGCGACAAGAGCGTGCTGGACGGCATCGACCTGAACGTTCCGGAGGGGACGATCTTCTCCCTCCTCGGGCCGAACGGCGCCGGGAAGACCACCGCCGTCAAGATCCTCTCCACCCTCATCACCCCGGACGCCGGTGAGATCCGCGTCGGCGGCCACGACCTGGCCGCCGATCCGCAGGCCGTACGGGCCGCGATCGGTGTCACCGGGCAGTTCTCCGCCGTCGACGGCCTGATCACCGGCGAGGAGAACATGCTCCTCATGGCCGACCTCCACCACCTCTCCAAGAGCGAGGGGCGGCGGGTCTCCGCCGAACTGCTCGAGCGCTTCGACCTGGTCGAGGCCGCCAAAAAGCCCGCAGCCAGCTACTCCGGCGGCATGAAGCGGCGCCTCGACATCGCCATGACCCTGGTCGGCAACCCGCGCATCATCTTCCTCGACGAACCCACCACCGGACTCGACCCGCGCTCCCGCCACAACATGTGGCAGATCATCCGCGAACTCGTCACCGGCGGCGTCACCGTCTTCCTCACCACCCAATACCTGGAAGAGGCCGACCAGCTCGCCGACCGCATCGCCGTCCTCAACAACGGCAAGATCGCAGCCGAAGGCACCGCGGAAGAGCTCAAGCGACTCATCCCCGGCGGACACGTGAAGCTGCGGTTCTCCGACCCGGCCGCCTACCAGGCCGCCGCCGCCGTGCTGGGCGAGGTCGCCCGTGACGACGAGGCGCTGGCGCTGCAGATCCCCAGCGACGGCAGCCAGCGTCAGCTGCGGTCCATCCTGGACCGGTTGGACTCGGCCGGTATCGAGGCGGACGAGCTGACCGTGCACACCCCCGACCTGGACGATGTCTTCTTCGCCCTGACCGGCACCACCATCCCCAGCCAGCCCAGCCAGCCCAGCCAGCCCAGCCAGTCCGAGGAGACCGTCCGATGA
- a CDS encoding ABC transporter permease, with amino-acid sequence MSSFSLAVRDSSTMLRRNLLHARRYPSLTLNLLLTPVMLLLLFVYIFGGAMSGGISGGGDRSAYIAYIVPGILLMTIGSTVIGAAVSVSTDMSEGIIARFRSMAIHRGSVLIGHVIGGVLQSLASVVLVGIVGIAIGFRSHDATALEWLAAFGLLALFALALTWIAIGMGMASPNAEAASNSAMPLILLPLISSAFTPIDSMPGWFQPIAEYQPFTPVIETLRGLLLGTEIGNNGWLALGWSIALIALDYRWSSASFNRDPK; translated from the coding sequence ATGAGCTCTTTCTCCCTCGCCGTGCGCGACTCCTCCACGATGCTGCGCCGCAATCTCCTGCACGCGCGCCGCTACCCCTCGCTGACGCTGAACCTGCTGCTCACGCCGGTCATGCTCCTGCTCCTCTTCGTCTACATCTTCGGCGGCGCCATGAGCGGAGGCATCAGCGGCGGCGGAGACCGCTCCGCCTACATCGCCTACATCGTCCCCGGCATCCTGCTCATGACCATCGGCAGCACCGTCATCGGCGCCGCGGTATCCGTCTCCACCGACATGTCCGAGGGCATCATCGCCCGCTTCCGGAGCATGGCCATCCACCGCGGATCCGTCCTCATCGGGCACGTCATCGGCGGTGTCCTGCAATCCCTCGCCAGCGTCGTCCTCGTCGGCATCGTCGGCATCGCCATCGGCTTCCGCTCCCACGACGCCACGGCCCTGGAGTGGCTGGCGGCGTTCGGGCTCCTCGCGCTCTTCGCCCTCGCACTCACCTGGATCGCCATCGGCATGGGCATGGCCAGCCCGAACGCCGAGGCGGCCAGCAACAGCGCGATGCCGCTGATCCTCCTCCCCCTCATCTCCAGCGCGTTCACCCCGATCGACTCGATGCCGGGCTGGTTCCAGCCGATCGCCGAGTACCAGCCGTTCACCCCGGTCATCGAGACCCTCCGCGGCCTGCTGCTGGGCACCGAGATCGGCAACAACGGCTGGCTCGCCCTCGGCTGGTCCATCGCCCTCATCGCACTCGACTACCGCTGGTCCAGCGCATCCTTCAACCGCGACCCCAAGTAG
- a CDS encoding alpha/beta fold hydrolase, giving the protein MTNSTCSSWTGMVPVDDTALAVSDTRGPGRPLVYLNGSYADSRPWRPVIAELDSGWRHITYDERARGRSKQSADYSFEACVRDLDAVLDATGVERPLLVGWSYGAALAAHWADRNPDRALGVVAVDGGIPYGLTGEEGRERIRRLFRRMRWLLPLVRPLGMAARMTADQHADINIEANEVNAAIGPVLDRLTCPVRYVLATGGSLGGGQEEMEKMRAALDPVLARNPNVKVSAKVASNHSKVLAKDFRAIAAAVRETAAAHDQRAR; this is encoded by the coding sequence ATGACCAATTCCACTTGCTCGTCCTGGACCGGCATGGTCCCTGTCGACGACACGGCCCTGGCCGTCTCCGACACGCGCGGCCCCGGCCGTCCCCTCGTCTATCTGAACGGCTCGTATGCCGACTCCCGGCCCTGGCGGCCCGTGATCGCCGAACTCGACTCCGGCTGGCGGCACATCACGTACGACGAGCGGGCCCGCGGCCGGTCAAAGCAGTCGGCGGACTACTCCTTCGAGGCGTGCGTCCGGGACCTCGATGCCGTTCTCGATGCGACCGGGGTGGAGCGGCCGCTGCTCGTCGGCTGGTCCTACGGTGCGGCCCTCGCGGCGCACTGGGCCGACCGGAATCCCGACCGCGCCCTGGGGGTCGTGGCCGTGGACGGCGGCATTCCGTACGGGCTGACCGGCGAGGAGGGCCGCGAGCGGATCCGGCGCCTGTTCCGCCGGATGCGGTGGCTGCTGCCGCTGGTGCGCCCGCTGGGCATGGCCGCGCGGATGACCGCCGACCAGCATGCCGACATCAACATCGAGGCCAACGAGGTCAACGCCGCCATCGGGCCGGTCCTCGACCGCCTGACCTGTCCGGTGCGGTACGTCCTCGCCACGGGTGGCAGCCTCGGCGGGGGCCAGGAGGAGATGGAGAAGATGCGGGCCGCGCTCGATCCGGTGCTCGCCCGGAACCCGAACGTCAAGGTGAGCGCGAAGGTCGCGAGCAACCACTCCAAGGTTCTGGCCAAGGACTTCCGGGCCATCGCCGCTGCCGTACGCGAGACCGCGGCCGCCCACGACCAGAGGGCCCGCTGA